In the genome of Megalops cyprinoides isolate fMegCyp1 chromosome 18, fMegCyp1.pri, whole genome shotgun sequence, the window TACATGTCATAAGGACATCAAATTCAGTTATTTTGTCTTCTGTTGAAGGTGATAATATAGAATAATAAGTAGGTAGGTGAGGAACTCATGTCTAGCGTTTTCTACGAGGTTTTACCGAGATTGTTCTCTTTTTTGAGCGACTGTCCCggaaaattaatattctttCCTGGGACACgaattgtccttttttttgtgaaaatgtacttctaattcagaatttcatagtttcaaataaaacctcatttggtttccttctactgctattctgttttcttcctggttcCAGGTCCCAATCCTGTGCCCATAAACGGGTAAAATGTAGCGACGATTAGCCATgtctatatttttatttgactgGTAGCAGAAATACGAAATCTTACCTTATCGCCTAGCAACTGCCTGGGCTGACGGTCACAAATGaaaggtggcaaccctactCATGTCTGGTCTTGTTCCATGTTGGTAACTGGTGTTATATGAAAACTGGAGAATTTTGAACGGACATGGGAAACTTTAGTGTGCATGATGGACACCAACCTCCAAATACCCTGTTTAGCTTTGacccctccccactccctctacatcaCCTAATACAGCGTTTCctaaacctctcctggaggacatgttttagatctctccctgctctaccacagctgatttaaatgatcactttgttattaagcagctgCCGGAGTTCACAACGAGTTGAACAtttcaatcagctgtgttggagcagggagagatctcatgtaggacaaggggtcctccaggagagattTGCGAAACGCTGCCCTAATAGTCTGCACCCATTTCTTTACAGACCGCAATAGAGTTGACGaagtgaaacacacagcacgTCCCTGGATCTCTCAGTGAACCACAGGTCCCTGATCGCGGTCGCACTCTCCACTGCATAGCATGTTCTGGAAAAGTAAACAACATCGCATGGTGGATTGTTGCTCTCCCTGAAGTTCACAGCAGCTCTGAAGGAGCAGGAAGCTTTAATGTGATATTGATTTATGGCTGTGCTCTGAGGCATGTCTCCCTGTGAAACGACCTTTGAACCCAAACTCCTTTCAACCTctgctgcatgtgtgaatgcGCGGTGAGCTGCGGTCCATTGCAgaggcaggtgtgtgtttgaaaggCCACAGAAGCGCAGGGCTTGTGCTAACCAGTGTTGACCCATGCGGTGTGCAAAAAGGTTTTCTCACATTTCGGTGAGAGATTTTCACAGTATGATGGCGCTAGTTGGcatttgttttcacacatgAGTTATGAATAGGGGCACTTTGGGCAAAGGTTTTATGAAATTCATGCAATATTACTGTTATATGTATTACACACCATAAAAATTTCAGTAGTCACTGCAACTTGAAAGAAGGCTTTACAATATAATAAACTCTCTCTATCgctgtatatacatatgtgtatatatacagaaCTTACTATATATAAAAAGTCTACTGCGTACGTGTCAGTGCATTAGGTAAAGCGGCAGAAAATCCAGAAGACATCGAGAACATATGACGCATTTGTTAAAGAAAGATAAATTAACATACAAGGTCCTGTATActgttttgattaaaaacaaagagtCGCATCTGGTAGGGAATGCAATGGCTCATtagaaaagtacattttcagaatgcattaaaaatgtatgcagtttAAATTTGATACCATAGCAGGTGGGACAGTAGATGTGCGTAGCTCATCTCTCAATGTTGAGATTCGGGATGAATTATTAACGCTATTCAAAACGTACTCAGAATCACCGACCCGCTCAAGAGCACAAGTAATCAGTTCTGAGTGGGAGGAATTCGTTCTTTGAAtcaaccatgaaaaaaaatccaattttcaCAGTACTTACATGGAGGGCGGAATTAGCACattaatggattttattttaggATATTATAATTGAAGCTGAACGTTGGCAAAACGCAacactttgttttcatgttagGCGCTCGCAAATGAGGCAGAATACATTTGCATTCCGTTCGACCGGGAGGTAAATGTTCCTTACGGCCTCACGTGGTTGTGTGCTTCTTCAAAGCACACCGTGCTAAATATAAAGTTTGTTCGTCTTGAAACGCTTTGTTTGAAAGGGTTGCGctttttgtatctgtatttttaaatattactatCTACACGTTCATCCTCTTGATGTCATTTAAGATGCCATTtcgctgtgtgtatgtgtcgagtgtttttttttatcgatgatgtgtgtgtatgaatgtgtgtaagagagtgtATTATTTTCGTTTGTAAGAGAGAACttagcgcgcacacacacacgcttgaACGCATATGTGTCTAACAGATGTCTCGTATCTGTGATGTAtagcagaaaatgtgaaaatcaacCGTCTGTGTCAACCGTTTTTCCAAGGgaaccactagatggcgctgtTTGCTTCTTCACCTGAAAGACGAATAGAGTGGCATTGTGTTCGTCCCACGAAATGTCTTTTAATGGAATTCTCTATGATATGGcatatttttgttgaaatgtttcaaGTTGTATCTTTGGAAAGAAGTGAACATATTAAACTGTTTACaatatgaatgaacaaaaatgaaaaacgaGAGCAATGATTAACTATCCAGCGTACACATCATTTTGTCCCTTAGCTGAAtttcacacatgtatgcatgtaaaaatacatagcttatgtatttgtttatgtgttGACATCATATAAAAGGCACCAACAAAAGTGCATGGTTTGATTGAAAGCAATGAGAAATTGTGCTCGTGACACTATTTAATGGTATtcaataacacaaacacaacaaagtcATATGCCTACTAAAGAAATCAAAGacatcaaattcaaatgcacacatttaacacataccacagtcataaacactttcaaatAGAATGCAATTATCTTGTGACATGCTTTGGACTTAAACATCATTATGGTGACCAATAATGGTGCATGTAGCAATTACAAAGCTGTCAATCACATGGAATCTATTACCAGTACGTAACCAACAAAAGCCTACTCCACAGTCACGTGTCCCatgttcagttttaatgtttGACACATTTGTGAGCTGAAAGCCATACCAGCCCCCCATTTAGCCCTGTTTGGGTTCACAGTGAGACGAAGTCTAggattgaaattgaaaatgtgccACCGTCCCTTTAAAAGGTGGATACACTAAACCACACCCCCACCTTCCCTGGTACTCAgcagatgatgtcattgtggCTTCCCCAGATCCCGGGCTGGGAGTTGCACAGTGCTGATGTTCTTCTCTGTGGTGCTCTGTGCgctctgtctctggctgcagcCTGGGAATCCTGCtcattcctctttctctctctctctctctctctctctctctctctctgttctctccttttcccctctcttcttcttctgttttctctctgtctcccaccctctcctcGTGCGTGGATGTAGCCCTCTCCCCCGATACCAACTTCAGCTCATCTCCGCCACCTCCGTGCTGGATGCACTTCTCCTGAGAGGGGTCACTTTCCTCTTCCCCTGCCTTCCTGCTTCCTCCCTGAGTGTTTTTGTGCCATTCTCCCCCTTTCCTGCCCGGATCGTGTTGGGACGGGGgaaggcgggggagggggcggggccatgGCTCTGAGGGAGAGCATCCTGCCTATCAGCGAGGTGTCGGGCCCATTCCCGGAGGTGGTGGAGCTCAACGTGGGCGGCCAGGTGTACGTGACGCGGCTCTCCACGCTGGTCAGCGTGCCGGACACCACCCTGCACGCCATGTTTGCCCGCCGGCCGCCGCGGGAGCTGCCGCGGGACAGCAGAGGGCGCTTCTTCATCGACCGCGACGGCTTCCTCTTCCGCTACGTGCTGGACTTCCTGCGCGACCGGCAGCTGGTGCTGCCCGAGCACTTCCCCGAGAAGGAGCGGCTGCAGCGCGAGGCCGAGCACTACCAGCTGGGGGAGCTGCTGAGGCAGCTGGCGCCCCGCGTGGCCAAGCAGGGCTCGCTCAACGACGAGGGCTGCCAGAGCGACATCGAGGACAGCTCCCAGAGCAGCGACCTGGCCCGCGCCAACGCCAACCCCGGCTCTGGTGCCAACGCCAACGCCGTCGACAAGAGGTCGGGGTTCATCACCGTGGGCTACCGGGGCTCCTACACCATGGTCCGGGACAACCAGGCCGACGCCAAGTTCCGGCGGGTGGCACGGATCATGGTGTGCGGCCGCATCGCCCTGGCCAAGGAGGTCTTCGGCGAGACGCTGAACGAGAGCCGGGACCCCGACCGGCCACCGGAGAAGTACACGTCGCGCTTCTATCTGAAGTTCACCCACCTGGAGCAGGCCTTCGACAGGCTCTCCGAGGCCGGCTTCCACATGGTGGCCTGCAACTCCACCGGCACGGCCGCCTTCGTCAACCAGTACAGGGACGACAAGGTGTGGAGCAGCTACACTGAGTACATCTTCTTCAGTGAGTACACAAAGTTCTCTCCATCTTCTCAttacccctgcccccccccccccgtttcccagtttcactctctctttccctcctctctgcagattctttccctttctgttgCTCCCTTCATCTGACTCCACATCACTTTCTCTCGCTTGCTGTCTCTGTGCACTcattcttttcctctttctctctcactctctccctccctccacctctaTCATTTGACAGCGTTGAGAAAGCTCCCCCTGAATCCACATGGAAATGCTCTCCAACCAATGTCAGATGATTTAATTTCCCATTAACAGCTGAGGTTTTTTTGGTACACATTGAATTTATAT includes:
- the LOC118793463 gene encoding BTB/POZ domain-containing protein KCTD8-like isoform X5, which translates into the protein MALRESILPISEVSGPFPEVVELNVGGQVYVTRLSTLVSVPDTTLHAMFARRPPRELPRDSRGRFFIDRDGFLFRYVLDFLRDRQLVLPEHFPEKERLQREAEHYQLGELLRQLAPRVAKQGSLNDEGCQSDIEDSSQSSDLARANANPGSGANANAVDKRSGFITVGYRGSYTMVRDNQADAKFRRVARIMVCGRIALAKEVFGETLNESRDPDRPPEKYTSRFYLKFTHLEQAFDRLSEAGFHMVACNSTGTAAFVNQYRDDKVWSSYTEYIFFSEYTKFSPSSHYPCCCPEKTPDKGSESGTSLNELSTSSSETHSEITSPQDGPEPAPASRQPSTLTLGRPSKKASVQWMQLPDKRRNSELFQSLMSGSPREGGLSRKKATEKLSAEEEMKQCIQDFHKIKIPLEFPQRKRQWQSELLQKYGL
- the LOC118793463 gene encoding BTB/POZ domain-containing protein KCTD8-like isoform X1 — protein: MALRESILPISEVSGPFPEVVELNVGGQVYVTRLSTLVSVPDTTLHAMFARRPPRELPRDSRGRFFIDRDGFLFRYVLDFLRDRQLVLPEHFPEKERLQREAEHYQLGELLRQLAPRVAKQGSLNDEGCQSDIEDSSQSSDLARANANPGSGANANAVDKRSGFITVGYRGSYTMVRDNQADAKFRRVARIMVCGRIALAKEVFGETLNESRDPDRPPEKYTSRFYLKFTHLEQAFDRLSEAGFHMVACNSTGTAAFVNQYRDDKVWSSYTEYIFFRPAARMASPRQDGEEQKPEKTPDKGSESGTSLNELSTSSSETHSEITSPQDGPEPAADEPAAVAGEPVAAAGGGSPAPCGSLQPASRQPSTLTLGRPSKKASVQWMQLPDKRRNSELFQSLMSGSPREGGLSRKKATEKLSAEEEMKQCIQDFHKIKIPLEFPQRKRQWQSELLQKYGL
- the LOC118793463 gene encoding BTB/POZ domain-containing protein KCTD8-like isoform X4 — translated: MALRESILPISEVSGPFPEVVELNVGGQVYVTRLSTLVSVPDTTLHAMFARRPPRELPRDSRGRFFIDRDGFLFRYVLDFLRDRQLVLPEHFPEKERLQREAEHYQLGELLRQLAPRVAKQGSLNDEGCQSDIEDSSQSSDLARANANPGSGANANAVDKRSGFITVGYRGSYTMVRDNQADAKFRRVARIMVCGRIALAKEVFGETLNESRDPDRPPEKYTSRFYLKFTHLEQAFDRLSEAGFHMVACNSTGTAAFVNQYRDDKVWSSYTEYIFFRPAARMASPRQDGEEQKPEKTPDKGSESGTSLNELSTSSSETHSEITSPQDGPEPPASRQPSTLTLGRPSKKASVQWMQLPDKRRNSELFQSLMSGSPREGGLSRKKATEKLSAEEEMKQCIQDFHKIKIPLEFPQRKRQWQSELLQKYGL
- the LOC118793463 gene encoding BTB/POZ domain-containing protein KCTD8-like isoform X3, which produces MALRESILPISEVSGPFPEVVELNVGGQVYVTRLSTLVSVPDTTLHAMFARRPPRELPRDSRGRFFIDRDGFLFRYVLDFLRDRQLVLPEHFPEKERLQREAEHYQLGELLRQLAPRVAKQGSLNDEGCQSDIEDSSQSSDLARANANPGSGANANAVDKRSGFITVGYRGSYTMVRDNQADAKFRRVARIMVCGRIALAKEVFGETLNESRDPDRPPEKYTSRFYLKFTHLEQAFDRLSEAGFHMVACNSTGTAAFVNQYRDDKVWSSYTEYIFFRPAARMASPRQDGEEQKPEKTPDKGSESGTSLNELSTSSSETHSEITSPQDGPEPAADEPPASRQPSTLTLGRPSKKASVQWMQLPDKRRNSELFQSLMSGSPREGGLSRKKATEKLSAEEEMKQCIQDFHKIKIPLEFPQRKRQWQSELLQKYGL
- the LOC118793463 gene encoding BTB/POZ domain-containing protein KCTD8-like isoform X2 translates to MALRESILPISEVSGPFPEVVELNVGGQVYVTRLSTLVSVPDTTLHAMFARRPPRELPRDSRGRFFIDRDGFLFRYVLDFLRDRQLVLPEHFPEKERLQREAEHYQLGELLRQLAPRVAKQGSLNDEGCQSDIEDSSQSSDLARANANPGSGANANAVDKRSGFITVGYRGSYTMVRDNQADAKFRRVARIMVCGRIALAKEVFGETLNESRDPDRPPEKYTSRFYLKFTHLEQAFDRLSEAGFHMVACNSTGTAAFVNQYRDDKVWSSYTEYIFFRPAARMASPRQDGEEQKPEKTPDKGSESGTSLNELSTSSSETHSEITSPQDGPEPAADEPAAPASRQPSTLTLGRPSKKASVQWMQLPDKRRNSELFQSLMSGSPREGGLSRKKATEKLSAEEEMKQCIQDFHKIKIPLEFPQRKRQWQSELLQKYGL